The proteins below come from a single Aegilops tauschii subsp. strangulata cultivar AL8/78 chromosome 6, Aet v6.0, whole genome shotgun sequence genomic window:
- the LOC109745163 gene encoding protein LATERAL BRANCHING OXIDOREDUCTASE 1 yields MASYDKQFKVLEVPPIVQELVGAGVQEPPSQYVLPEQDRPAAAVSEMPEPIPIIDLSRLSAGSAEEFDKLRSALENWDLFLAVGHGMEPSFLAEAMKATREFFNLPLEEKQKYSNIVDGEKLGMDGYGNDMVVKENQVLDWNDRLNLLVEPEALRTYRLWPTQPPSFRDILSEYTVRCKAAANLVFRNMAKILNLQEEHLVNMIGENSITQAIFNYYPQCPRPDHVLGLKAHTDGSIITVNFADAEGLQLQRNGVWYNVPIVPNALIMNVGDIMEILSNGFFKSLVHRVVTNAEKERLSLVLVYTLELETELEPVSDLVDDKRPARYMKIKLHDYMEKYHDTYATGTLAIDGVKI; encoded by the exons ATGGCTTCTTATGACAAACAATTCAAGGTTCTCGAGGTACCTCCGATCGTGCAAGAGCTGGTGGGCGCCGGCGTGCAGGAGCCACCGAGCCAGTACGTGCTTCCTGAGCAAGACCGTCCCGCCGCGGCGGTCTCCGAGATGCCCGAGCCCATCCCCATCATCGACCTCAGCCGGCTGTCTGCCGGCAGCGCCGAAGAGTTCGACAAGCTGCGGTCCGCCTTGGAGAACTGGGACCTCTTCCTG GCTGTTGGACATGGAATGGAGCCTAGCTTTCTTGCCGAGGCGATGAAGGCCACGAGAGAGTTCTTCAACCTCCCACTGGAAGAGAAACAGAAGTACTCAAACATTGTCGACGGCGAGAAGCTGGGCATGGATGGATACGGTAACGACATGGTCGTGAAAGAGAATCAGGTCCTTGACTGGAACGACCGGCTCAATCTCCTAGTGGAACCCGAGGCCCTAAGAACCTACAGACTGTGGCCAACACAACCCCCTTCTTTCAG AGACATCCTGTCTGAGTACACGGTCAGGTGCAAAGCGGCGGCTAACCTTGTCTTTCGAAACATGGCCAAGATACTCAATTTACAAGAGGAACACCTGGTAAACATGATCGGGGAGAACTCCATCACCCAAGCTATATTCAACTATTACCCTCAGTGTCCAAGGCCGGACCACGTCTTGGGCCTCAAGGCCCATACCGATGGCTCCATAATCACAGTCAACTTCGCCGATGCTGAGGGGCTCCAGCTTCAGAGAAACGGCGTCTGGTACAACGTGCCCATCGTTCCAAATGCATTGATTATGAACGTAGGGGATATAATGGAG ATTTTGAGCAATGGGTTCTTCAAGAGCCTGGTGCATAGGGTTGTGACCAACGCGGAGAAAGAGCGCTTGTCGTTGGTGCTGGTCTATACATTGGAGCTAGAGACAGAGCTTGAGCCGGTGTCAGACCTGGTGGATGACAAGAGACCTGCACGATACATGAAGATCAAGCTCCACGACTACATGGAAAAATATCATGACACTTATGCCACAGGGACACTAGCCATCGACGGCGTGAAGATCTGA